In Pelotomaculum isophthalicicum JI, the sequence AGTGAAGAAAAAGTCTTTTTAGCAAAACAGGGGAAATTTCTAATTTATGAGGATGGTTTGGAGGAACTATTTCAAAAAAACAAGGAACGCATTGACTTTACCACAGATATTGGTCTGGCTGTGCTCGACAGTAGTATTATATTTATCGCCGTTGGTACACCCCCTAGAAATGATGGCGAGGCAGACTTGGGGCAAATTATAGAAGTAGCAGAGATAATCGCCCAAAAATTAAACGAGTATAAAATAATTGTAGTAAAAAGTACTGTTCCTATTGGTACTTTTGAACTGGTGCAAGATATTTTAAAAGGGTACGGGAAAGTAGAAGGCAAGGATTATGACCTGGTTTTTAATCCAGAGTTCCTGCGCGAAGGGGCGGCTGTCCATGATTTTCTTCACCCTCAACGCACGGTTATTGGAAGCAGCAACCAGTTAGCTGCCCGCAGGATTGGCGAGCTTTTTAATACTTTTCAGTCACCGTTAATTTATACAACAATAATAAATGCACAAATGATTAAATATGGGGCGAACGCTTTTTTAGCATCCCGTGTGTCTTTTGTTAACGAACTAGCTTCCATTTGTGAGCGTGTAGGAGCTGACATTACTGTTGTTGCTGATGTTATGGGGATGGACGAGAGGATTGGAAGAGGTTACCTGCAGGCAGGAATTGGTTTTGGTGGACCTTGTTTGGGTAAAGATCTACAGGCACTCGTTAAAATGGCTGAGTTGTTTGATTATGATTCACGTTTATTGAAGGGCGTATTGGAAAAAAATATTCAACAGAGGAAAAGTATTGTTAGAAAGATAAAGAGAGCATTGAATAACACCCTTTTCCACAAAAAGGTCGGCGTTCTTGGACTTGCTTTTAAACCAGATACAGGTGACGTTAGAATGTCTCCTGCAATAGATATAGTCAAAGAGTTAATTAATTCGGGAGCAGATGTTATAGCCTATGATCCTCAGGGGAATAAAGAGGCTGG encodes:
- a CDS encoding UDP-glucose dehydrogenase family protein, translated to MDSIAILGGMGYVGLVTAVGLADLGYKVISADISEEKVFLAKQGKFLIYEDGLEELFQKNKERIDFTTDIGLAVLDSSIIFIAVGTPPRNDGEADLGQIIEVAEIIAQKLNEYKIIVVKSTVPIGTFELVQDILKGYGKVEGKDYDLVFNPEFLREGAAVHDFLHPQRTVIGSSNQLAARRIGELFNTFQSPLIYTTIINAQMIKYGANAFLASRVSFVNELASICERVGADITVVADVMGMDERIGRGYLQAGIGFGGPCLGKDLQALVKMAELFDYDSRLLKGVLEKNIQQRKSIVRKIKRALNNTLFHKKVGVLGLAFKPDTGDVRMSPAIDIVKELINSGADVIAYDPQGNKEAGELIKELKLSEDPYEIARGADALAILTGWRDFENLDWLKIINNMSGNVLVDAVNLLSPEIINEVGFNYIGVGR